From Calothrix sp. PCC 6303, a single genomic window includes:
- a CDS encoding RNA ligase family protein produces the protein MSIFKVEVVKIIDIQPHPNADRLDIIRFDGMAYQVITVKGNFNLGDFAFYFPIDSVIPEKYIDAFGIRNYYSKKLRAAKLRGIFSEGLLIPVDEDFSGKIGDDYTEYFGVKKYEYPIPQGMSGDMESHIGQYRFPSPENIKRYRDVLITGEEVVVSEKLHGTNFTVLVEADGTVKIGSHNYFWKNNDINQNLVYIRAYRETESLQKLPPETQVFGEIYGVQDIKYGLSQGKIGLALFAVRHQGVFLNYNSFIDFCQKYSLPTVPILYQGAFSWDIVEKFNNIDSVLFPSCMMEGVIIQPTIERTHPEIGRVVLKSISDRYLLRQGGTELH, from the coding sequence ATGAGTATTTTTAAAGTAGAAGTAGTGAAAATAATTGATATTCAACCCCATCCCAATGCTGATCGATTAGATATAATTAGGTTTGATGGGATGGCATATCAAGTAATCACCGTCAAAGGGAATTTTAACCTGGGAGATTTTGCCTTTTATTTCCCTATAGATAGTGTCATTCCCGAAAAATATATTGATGCATTTGGAATTAGAAACTACTATTCTAAAAAACTGCGTGCAGCAAAACTGCGAGGAATCTTTTCTGAGGGTTTACTAATACCGGTTGATGAAGATTTTTCCGGAAAAATTGGGGATGACTACACCGAATACTTCGGAGTTAAGAAATATGAATATCCCATTCCCCAAGGGATGAGTGGAGATATGGAAAGTCATATCGGACAATATAGATTTCCTAGTCCCGAAAATATCAAGCGATATCGAGACGTATTAATTACAGGAGAGGAAGTTGTTGTCAGCGAGAAGCTTCACGGAACTAACTTTACAGTTCTTGTAGAAGCTGATGGAACTGTAAAAATCGGTAGTCATAACTATTTTTGGAAAAACAATGATATCAACCAAAACTTAGTTTACATTCGTGCCTATCGTGAAACTGAGTCTTTGCAAAAATTACCACCCGAAACCCAAGTTTTTGGAGAAATATATGGAGTCCAAGATATTAAATACGGTTTGAGTCAAGGGAAAATTGGACTCGCATTGTTTGCTGTGCGTCACCAAGGGGTATTTTTAAATTACAATAGCTTTATTGACTTTTGCCAAAAATATTCTCTGCCAACTGTGCCAATTCTTTACCAAGGAGCTTTTAGTTGGGATATAGTAGAGAAATTCAACAATATTGACAGTGTTTTATTTCCTAGTTGTATGATGGAAGGAGTGATAATTCAACCTACAATTGAGCGAACACACCCGGAAATTGGTCGAGTTGTCCTGAAATCTATTAGTGATCGATATTTACTACGTCAAGGTGGCACAGAATTGCATTAG
- a CDS encoding low molecular weight phosphatase family protein has product MQEEKILFLCTGNYYRSRFAEHLFNHQANQEGLDWLADSRGLALERGANNVGKMSHYAVAALRRKGIVLGEDERLPQQLQLIDLKTSVRIIALDKSEHLPLMQERFPQWADKIEYWLVHDIDKTAANEALVQIEMNILDLIRQLTQFKLMNKLT; this is encoded by the coding sequence ATGCAAGAAGAAAAAATTCTTTTTCTCTGTACAGGTAATTACTACCGTAGTCGTTTCGCGGAACATTTGTTCAACCACCAAGCAAATCAAGAAGGTTTGGATTGGTTGGCAGATTCCCGTGGTTTGGCTTTAGAAAGGGGTGCGAATAATGTGGGGAAAATGTCGCATTACGCAGTAGCTGCATTGAGGAGAAAGGGGATTGTCTTGGGTGAAGACGAACGTTTACCGCAGCAATTGCAGCTAATTGACTTGAAAACTTCAGTTCGGATAATTGCCTTAGATAAATCAGAACATCTACCATTAATGCAGGAAAGATTCCCACAATGGGCAGATAAAATTGAATATTGGTTGGTACATGATATTGATAAAACTGCTGCAAATGAAGCTTTAGTACAAATTGAGATGAATATATTGGATTTGATTCGACAGTTAACCCAATTCAAATTAATGAATAAATTAACTTGA
- a CDS encoding AAA family ATPase: protein MDYSYYNSGDNSNPNNNRNNLLANGWRPVQRDFDIGYFWHVLQNDARELSQKSMNLASYYADALGRTNYSWWANLINVTSDYTRGEFEKFWAYITPDPMSPDYRYKDVLSTETPIVQFVSRNNIPIDYVLNRLQEITVLRTLEILGRPDIITQYYSERDFYFPAEKFKSWERLDVINTVYAYWSKEDIWLQIDPYERGRRSYTLMAKNMAPLINKATYDLAVMLSGYQTRVGKVHSQFEIRSFPKDIQSFTDEVQQTILNQHQLAVLVHGEPGTGKTVWTQAVAKEVLMPLGYVIFILDHDAIANFVPPTYLERICIIINEADNLAQNRASEVAQYNNKTEHILSLLDGTLYQSVIDDKGIQSQQRLVILLTCNTTERLDPAMLRKGRVDLMYEFVQKFV, encoded by the coding sequence ATGGATTACTCTTATTACAACAGTGGCGATAATTCTAACCCCAACAACAACCGCAATAACCTTTTAGCCAATGGTTGGCGACCTGTACAGCGGGATTTTGATATAGGATATTTTTGGCATGTTCTGCAAAATGATGCCAGAGAACTTAGTCAAAAAAGTATGAATTTAGCAAGTTATTATGCTGATGCTTTAGGTAGAACTAATTACTCTTGGTGGGCAAATTTAATTAATGTCACTTCAGACTATACGAGAGGTGAATTTGAAAAGTTTTGGGCTTATATTACACCAGATCCGATGTCACCCGACTATCGTTATAAAGATGTTTTGAGTACAGAAACACCAATTGTCCAATTTGTCAGCCGTAATAATATTCCCATCGATTATGTTTTAAATCGGTTGCAGGAAATAACTGTTTTGCGGACTTTAGAAATTTTAGGTCGTCCTGATATTATCACTCAGTATTATTCGGAGCGAGATTTCTATTTTCCTGCCGAAAAATTTAAGAGTTGGGAACGGTTGGATGTGATCAATACGGTGTACGCTTATTGGTCTAAGGAAGATATTTGGCTGCAAATTGATCCTTATGAACGCGGTAGACGTAGCTATACTTTAATGGCGAAGAATATGGCACCATTAATTAATAAGGCTACCTATGATTTGGCAGTGATGCTAAGTGGATATCAAACCCGTGTGGGTAAGGTTCATAGTCAATTTGAAATTCGCAGTTTCCCGAAAGATATTCAAAGCTTTACTGATGAAGTACAGCAAACGATTTTGAATCAGCATCAATTAGCTGTGTTGGTACATGGTGAACCGGGAACTGGAAAAACCGTGTGGACTCAAGCTGTAGCAAAAGAAGTTTTGATGCCTTTGGGCTATGTGATCTTTATTTTAGACCATGACGCGATCGCTAACTTTGTTCCGCCCACATATTTGGAGAGAATTTGCATCATCATCAATGAAGCTGACAACCTCGCGCAAAATCGAGCTTCGGAAGTAGCGCAGTATAATAATAAGACTGAACATATTTTGAGTTTGTTAGATGGTACCCTATATCAAAGTGTGATTGATGATAAGGGAATTCAGTCACAGCAACGTTTAGTCATTTTGTTAACCTGTAATACCACCGAACGTTTAGACCCTGCGATGTTGCGGAAAGGTAGAGTAGATTTGATGTATGAATTTGTACAAAAGTTTGTTTAA
- the hpf gene encoding ribosome hibernation-promoting factor, HPF/YfiA family has protein sequence MKDKLQITFHNVDASPAVEEKISENVNKLERFYDHIISCRVTVDNPHRHQRKGNLYHVRIDITVPNGELVVNRNPLDEPNHSDVYVAIRDAFEAARRQLQDYVGLQRDEARKTVVVMPKI, from the coding sequence ATGAAAGACAAACTACAAATCACCTTTCATAATGTTGATGCATCGCCAGCAGTGGAAGAAAAAATTAGCGAGAATGTGAATAAGCTAGAGCGGTTTTATGACCACATAATTAGCTGTAGAGTTACCGTTGATAATCCCCATCGCCATCAACGCAAAGGCAACCTTTATCATGTCAGAATCGATATTACTGTTCCTAATGGTGAATTAGTAGTCAATCGCAACCCACTAGATGAGCCAAATCATAGTGATGTTTATGTGGCAATTCGAGATGCATTTGAAGCTGCACGACGACAATTACAAGATTATGTCGGCTTACAACGTGATGAAGCTCGAAAAACTGTTGTAGTAATGCCAAAAATTTAA
- the dpdE gene encoding protein DpdE — protein MILLGSLVSSRNNNLGVGKVVNLSDALATVEYFCSVGQRIERSLPLDSLSRFKLERQTRCYLYQESSKTWIIGRVYEWDEDICRYQIDLPSKKTILVSEKEIYIRCRLPQADPIETLAMKGQETPYFHDRRFALVKSLISQRAVSRGMTGLISANVKLFPHQAEVVRRVLEDPIQRYLLADEVGLGKTIEAGAILRQYLLDETSGYAVVIVPQYLLSQWKTELENKFYISHFPKRVAVLAVEDIQKINPKVKIGLLILDEAHHIAAMGTSKDAAKQKLFEAYRSLAHKCDRLLLLSATPVLNHEQDFLAMLHFLDPSTYQLNDLASFRDKVLKRQDIGRVLLSFKEDADSLVLKTNLKTLRNLFPEDNYLLELTASLEGIIEAKVGDLITTVRAIRTHISDTYRLHRRMLRNRRASVEDVIFDRKITLKAEYDLDERSYDIHEIIEQWRSAAPDEAKYHQIFLLLFRASGTWLGILEQVIKGRLSGISSPVLVQEFGAESNSIITQTPKFTNEDEILQSLLQVIQQPSEDGDRLELLKTVILHHLCEPLKLQSLKVNIPKLLLEVQRRLKRPIPGDSLPKIVVFTSFRQSCTEIIRLLTDCLGKDAIAANQSGQTRSQVEENLNRFKKDPNCFVLVCDFSGEEGLNLQFVDYTIHFDIPWSPNRLEQRIGRVDRIGRPLKVEFTIFAGVDLPDSIHDAWFSLLKEGFNIFQQSIASLQFYVDEKLPKLAEILFRKGAAGLLESVELIKQEIVEEQIKISEQNAIDEIDVLDRSSTEYFQSLDDYDARHQQMQQVTEDWICSVLHFKHISNPNISGAKRYQATERTLIPTDDLKNNFANALEGFGTFNRSIANQQPEFKLYRIGEKLLDSLLSYINWDDRGKTYAMWRFDENWDSGEGEEWYGFRFNYVVETNITNQQKKITNSKILQRRVDGLFPPFVKSIFIDARYEPMPVVQDEKLLNILQLPYKSKGNRIQDYNLAKNRLQIIDEFVEPNKWQEICTIARRRSLELITQQPDFSQLCQKSSTYAEQKLARRLEQLRLRLNRLKEQGQGSHAALEQELNNEIELSKVIIEGIQNPLIRLDSVGFMIVSGRQPAYVDED, from the coding sequence ATGATATTACTCGGTTCATTGGTATCTTCCCGAAATAATAACTTGGGTGTAGGGAAGGTAGTTAATCTGTCTGATGCCCTAGCAACAGTTGAGTATTTTTGCTCAGTTGGGCAGCGGATAGAAAGAAGTTTACCCTTAGACTCGCTGTCTCGGTTTAAACTAGAGCGTCAGACTCGATGCTATCTTTATCAAGAAAGTTCTAAAACTTGGATTATTGGTAGAGTCTATGAGTGGGATGAGGATATTTGTCGGTATCAAATTGATTTACCCAGTAAAAAAACCATCTTAGTCAGCGAGAAGGAAATTTACATTCGTTGTAGACTACCTCAAGCAGATCCAATTGAAACTTTAGCAATGAAAGGGCAAGAAACGCCCTATTTTCATGATCGTCGATTCGCTTTAGTCAAATCATTGATCTCACAACGTGCAGTAAGTCGAGGGATGACAGGATTAATTTCTGCCAACGTTAAACTTTTTCCCCACCAAGCCGAAGTTGTGCGACGTGTATTGGAAGACCCCATTCAACGTTATTTACTAGCAGATGAAGTTGGCTTAGGAAAAACCATAGAAGCTGGGGCAATTCTACGTCAATACCTTTTGGATGAAACTTCAGGATATGCAGTGGTTATAGTTCCCCAGTATCTATTATCACAATGGAAAACTGAGCTAGAAAATAAGTTTTACATCTCCCATTTTCCCAAAAGGGTAGCAGTGCTTGCGGTTGAGGATATTCAAAAGATTAACCCAAAAGTCAAAATTGGCTTACTTATTTTGGACGAAGCACACCATATTGCAGCAATGGGAACCTCTAAAGATGCAGCAAAACAGAAGCTTTTTGAGGCTTATAGGAGTCTCGCACACAAATGCGATCGCTTACTGCTACTTTCGGCAACTCCAGTTCTCAACCACGAACAAGATTTTCTGGCAATGCTGCATTTTCTTGACCCCAGCACCTATCAACTCAACGATTTAGCTAGTTTTCGAGATAAGGTACTAAAACGCCAAGATATTGGTAGGGTGCTGCTGTCGTTTAAAGAAGATGCAGATTCTCTCGTCCTCAAAACTAATCTCAAAACACTTCGCAATCTCTTTCCCGAAGATAATTATTTATTGGAATTAACAGCTAGCTTAGAAGGTATTATAGAAGCCAAAGTTGGTGATCTCATCACAACCGTCAGGGCAATTCGTACCCACATCAGCGACACCTACAGACTTCACCGTCGAATGCTTCGCAATCGTCGTGCTTCCGTCGAAGATGTAATTTTTGACCGCAAAATTACCCTCAAAGCCGAATATGATCTAGATGAGCGCAGTTATGACATCCATGAAATAATTGAACAATGGCGCAGCGCAGCACCTGATGAGGCAAAATACCATCAGATTTTTCTCTTGTTATTTCGCGCTTCTGGCACTTGGTTAGGTATTTTAGAACAGGTAATTAAAGGACGTTTGTCGGGTATATCCTCCCCAGTATTAGTTCAAGAATTTGGTGCCGAATCTAATAGCATCATTACCCAAACCCCAAAATTTACCAACGAAGACGAGATTTTACAAAGTTTACTGCAAGTTATTCAACAACCTTCAGAAGATGGAGACAGACTAGAATTACTCAAAACAGTTATACTCCATCATCTCTGCGAACCTTTGAAGCTACAATCATTGAAAGTAAACATCCCCAAACTATTACTAGAGGTACAAAGACGACTCAAAAGACCAATACCCGGAGATAGTTTACCAAAAATTGTTGTCTTTACTAGTTTCAGACAATCTTGTACTGAAATTATCCGTTTATTAACAGATTGCTTAGGGAAAGATGCAATTGCAGCTAATCAATCTGGACAAACTCGCTCTCAAGTAGAAGAAAACTTAAACAGATTTAAAAAAGACCCCAATTGCTTTGTTTTAGTATGTGATTTTTCTGGAGAAGAAGGTTTAAATTTACAATTTGTTGACTACACAATTCATTTTGACATACCTTGGTCGCCAAATCGTCTAGAGCAAAGAATCGGTAGAGTAGACAGAATTGGTCGCCCATTAAAGGTAGAATTTACAATATTTGCTGGTGTTGATTTACCTGATAGTATTCATGATGCATGGTTTAGCCTTTTGAAAGAAGGGTTTAATATCTTCCAGCAATCAATCGCTAGTTTGCAATTTTATGTAGATGAAAAATTGCCTAAATTAGCTGAAATACTATTTAGAAAAGGAGCAGCGGGACTATTAGAAAGCGTCGAACTCATCAAGCAAGAAATTGTCGAAGAGCAAATAAAAATTAGCGAACAAAATGCCATTGATGAAATTGATGTTCTAGATCGTAGTTCTACCGAATATTTCCAAAGTTTAGATGATTATGACGCTCGCCACCAACAAATGCAGCAAGTTACCGAAGATTGGATTTGCTCAGTGTTGCACTTTAAACATATCAGTAATCCCAATATATCAGGTGCAAAGCGTTATCAAGCTACCGAACGCACATTAATTCCAACTGATGATTTAAAAAACAACTTTGCTAATGCCTTAGAAGGTTTTGGGACATTTAATCGTAGTATCGCTAATCAGCAGCCAGAATTTAAACTTTATCGTATTGGTGAAAAACTTTTAGATTCACTATTATCCTATATCAATTGGGATGATAGAGGTAAAACATATGCTATGTGGCGATTCGATGAAAATTGGGATTCTGGAGAAGGTGAAGAATGGTACGGCTTTAGATTTAATTATGTTGTGGAAACAAACATAACCAATCAGCAAAAAAAGATTACAAATAGCAAAATTTTGCAAAGACGTGTAGATGGTTTATTTCCTCCATTTGTGAAAAGTATATTCATTGATGCCAGGTATGAACCAATGCCAGTTGTTCAAGATGAAAAACTTTTAAATATTCTCCAACTTCCTTATAAATCCAAAGGAAACAGAATTCAGGATTACAACTTAGCCAAAAATAGGTTACAGATTATTGATGAATTTGTCGAACCTAACAAATGGCAGGAAATTTGCACCATTGCACGGCGAAGATCCTTAGAATTGATCACTCAACAGCCAGATTTTAGTCAATTATGTCAGAAAAGTAGTACCTACGCTGAACAAAAGTTAGCTAGAAGATTGGAACAATTGCGTTTACGTTTAAATCGACTTAAGGAACAAGGGCAAGGTTCTCATGCAGCACTAGAACAGGAACTTAATAACGAAATAGAATTAAGTAAAGTCATTATTGAAGGAATTCAAAATCCTTTAATTCGCCTGGATTCTGTCGGTTTTATGATTGTTTCAGGACGACAACCTGCTTATGTTGACGAAGACTAA